One part of the Sciurus carolinensis chromosome 6, mSciCar1.2, whole genome shotgun sequence genome encodes these proteins:
- the Prr16 gene encoding protein Largen isoform X2, whose amino-acid sequence MQSAERSSSGNSQEETKPIPCRGVQVVDQIDTLTSDLQLEDEMTDSSKTDTLNSSSSGTTASSIEKIKVQANAPLIKPPAHPSAILTVLRKPNPPPPPPRLTPVKCEDPQRVVPTVNPVKTNGTLLRNGGLPGGPKKIPNGDICCIPNSNLDKAPVQPLMHRPEKDRCPQAGPRERVRFNEKVQYHGYCPDCDIRYNIKNREIHLHNEPLHPPGKIPLQGPPLPPPPHLPPFPLENGGLGISHSNSFPPLRPATVPPPTAPKPQKTILRKSTTTTV is encoded by the coding sequence GTGGTTGACCAGATTGATACCCTGACCTCTGACCTACAGCTGGAGGATGAGATGACCGACAGCTCCAAAACAGACACGCTGAATAGTAGCTCCAGTGGCACCACAGCCTCCAGCATAGAGAAGATCAAAGTGCAGGCTAATGCACCACTCATTAAACCTCCAGCACACCCATCTGCTATCCTCACCGTCCTGAGAAAGCCAAaccctccaccacctcctccacGGTTGACACCTGTGAAGTGTGAAGACCCTCAAAGGGTGGTGCCAACTGTCAATCCTGTCAAGACCAATGGCACCCTTCTGCGGAATGGAGGCTTACCAGGTGGACCCAAGAAAATTCCAAATGGAGATATCTGCTGCATACCCAATAGTAACTTGGACAAGGCTCCAGTGCAGCCTCTGATGCACAGACCTGAAAAAGACAGGTGTCCCCAGGCAGGGCCCCGGGAACGAGTACGGTTTAATGAAAAAGTGCAGTACCATGGCTATTGTCCTGACTGTGATATTCGGTATAACATAAAAAACAGGGAGATCCACTTACACAATGAACCTCTCCACCCACCAGGAAAGATTCCTCTCCAaggccctcccctccctcctccaccccacctccctcctttccccctAGAAAATGGGGGACTAGGAATAAGCCACAGTAACAGCTTCCCCCCTCTCAGACCTGCAACTGTGCCTCCTCCCACTGCACCAAAACCACAGAAGACCATCTTGAGGAAATCAACCACTACAACAGTGTGA